A genomic window from Amia ocellicauda isolate fAmiCal2 chromosome 15, fAmiCal2.hap1, whole genome shotgun sequence includes:
- the adck2 gene encoding uncharacterized aarF domain-containing protein kinase 2, translating into MAAFSAWFVINNLRCSFYKVSASHFVRLHLRPVGNLFRKTKGPSLTQVPKFMLLCWGAEKAVFCRAGCQEALLTQSAAGQQTQSSLPKLQVHKLAFGLRLGLRAFILLLKFGPLLLLYPLSLTSRRLASAWLDLLLWVTESSGPTFIKLGQWASTRRDLFSTEFCDKFSRLHVRVQPHSWAHTKKCLRRAFGDGWRKVFLFDSKEPVGSGCVAQVYRAMANVDSVEDPEFRQLVEDLEKQDLLEAWEIPGLSGVLGTLWGRAEDDDGEGVGKEKGHPAGTAEGDAHVQDASSSAHPETEHLMPIAIKVLHPGIARQVHLDLLLMKVGSWLIDCLPGLKWLSLPEVVDEFEKLMTQQIDLRYEARNIERFKENFREVDYVKFPTPLRPFVTRNILVETFEESEPISNYLSQDVPQELKRRIARMGVDTLLKMVFVDNFVHADLHPGNILVQGDKNSDPLGTAALTDLWDTVVVSVRPPLAPLHLVLLDAGIVAHLGENDLHNFRSVFTAIVLGQGERVAELILNHARASECRDVERFKQEMAELVNEARSNTVTLGKVQVAALLSQVFKLLITHKVKLESNFASIVFAIMVLEGLGRSLDPEMDILEIARPLLLKNSAAFL; encoded by the exons ATGGCTGCCTTTAGTGCCTGGTTTGTCATAAATAACCTCAGGTGCTCCTTCTATAAAGTAAGTGCTTCTCATTTTGTGAGGCTTCACTTAAGACCAGTTGGAAACCTGTTCCGTAAAACCAAGGGTCCAAGTCTAACTCAGGTCCCCAAGTTCATGTTACTATGCTGGGGTGCAGAGAAGGCTGTATTTTGCAGAGCTGGTTGCCAAGAGGCCTTGCTGACACAGTCAGCCGCAGGACAGCAGACCCAGAGCTCTCTCCCTAAGCTACAGGTCCACAAGCTGGCATTCGGCCTGCGCCTGGGTCTGCGGGCCTTCATCCTCCTGCTGAAGTTTGGGCCCCTACTCCTGCTGTACCCACTGTCCCTGACTTCTCGGCGGCTGGCCTCCGCCTGGCTTGACCTCCTACTATGGGTGACAGAGTCTTCTGGGCCCACCTTTATAAAGCTGGGGCAGTGGGCCAGCACTCGACGTGACCTCTTCTCCACTGAGTTCTGTGACAAGTTCTCCAGGTTACACGTGCGTGTGCAACCCCATTCCTGGGCCCACACCAAGAAATGCCTGAGAAGGGCCTTTGGGGACGGCTGGAGGAAAGTGTTCCTCTTTGACAGCAAGGAGCCAGTGGGGTCTGGCTGTGTGGCCCAGGTCTACAGAGCCATGGCCAACGTGGACAGTGTGGAGGACCCGGAGTTTCGCCAGCTGGTCGAGGACTTGGAGAAGCAGGACCTCCTGGAAGCCTGGGAGATCCCTGGGTTGTCAGGAGTGCTGGGCACACTGTGGGGGAGGGCAGAAGACGACGATGGCGAAGGAGTGGGGAAAGAAAAGGGCCATCCTGCTGGGACTGCTGAGGGAGATGCCCACGTGCAAGATGCGTCTTCAAGTGCCCACCCAGAAACGGAGCACCTCATGCCAATAGCTATAAAG GTTCTCCATCCTGGAATTGCACGTCAGGTGCACCTTGACCTGCTCCTTATGAAGGTAGGAAGCTGGCTGATTGACTGCCTTCCAGGGCTGAAGTGGCTCAGCTTGCCAGAGGTAGTGGATGAGTTTGAGAAACTGATGACCCAACAG ATTGACCTGAGGTATGAGGCTCGCAACATTGAGCGCTTCAAGGAGAATTTTCGTGAGGTGGATTACGTGAAGTTCCCCACCCCCCTCCGGCCGTTCGTCACTAGGAACATTCTGGTAGAAACATTTGAG GAAAGTGAACCCATTTCCAATTACCTCTCTCAAGACGTTCCACAAGAGCTGAAGCGCAGAATCGCCAGGATGGGAGTAGATACTCTCCTCAAAATG GTGTTTGTAGATAACTTTGTACACGCGGACTTGCATCCAGGGAACATCTTGGTGCAAGGGGACAAGAACAGTGACCCGCTGGGCACCGCGGCGCTGACCGACCTGTGGGACACGGTGGTTGTGAGCGTCAGGCCCCCTCTGGCCCCACTGCACCTGGTCCTGCTGGACGCTGGCATCGTAGCCCACCTCGGAGAGAACGACCTCCACAACTTCCGCTCCGTCTTCACCGCCATCGTGCTCGGACAG GGTGAGAGGGTAGCGGAGCTGATCCTAAACCATGCACGTGCCAGTGAATGCCGTGACGTGGAGCGATTCAAACAAGAGATGGCAGAGCTAGTGAATGAGGCACGGAGCAACACTGTCACCCTTGGCAAG GTCCAGGTAGCTGCATTACTCTCTCAAGTCTTCAAGCTGTTGATCACACACAAG GTAAAGCTGGAGAGTAACTTTGCATCCATTGTGTTTGCCATCATGGTCCTGGAGGGTCTGGGAAGGTCCTTGGATCCTGAAATGGACATCCTGGAGATTGCCAGGCCCCTACTGCTTAAAAACTCGGCTGCTTTTCTGTGA